In one window of Streptomyces griseus subsp. griseus DNA:
- a CDS encoding RHS repeat-associated core domain-containing protein, whose protein sequence is MAALGASALPALAAPGEDPAPAPAAVSVWGKKADPESIPPVKVGTNRPPANKAASAPSAAEAAWQAAQKERATAGDNTSSSQARSSAGVRSWVPRGQGAVPWHQISDVRVTDSLVARIDLSNGNLMLAATDFDVAGVGQKLRLARTYNSLDAPLGATAERWWQEYERYLDLYANEVVLFGATGDAASFTKNANGTFTTPKGYSKDLKKNADGTYTLTDRKSGSKDTYDANGTLTKVTDRNKGAITVTQHGYEQGFKLTETRSGRWVDLVRTYPNQWQAKDHTGRTAVFDLEGDGRLVKTTDTEGKSTLFGYDSSNRVTKITTPKGRVTVFTYDGENRVTSMLRATELNGSGHTGPTWTYAYSASSHSDAGTTTVTNPETHATKYEHDADGQVTKVTDALQQSRSQTFDANHNIDTATDALGVGSTPGNVTTYGWDSRNNPTGSTLPTGATATVTGYQTIAGADLPGRSTTADGEKTDYTYDTAGNTKSVAVEGTGGGNQSFDYNPATPTCGGFEGQVCKVTTKLTASKSVAATFTYDAKGNLKTAKAPAPLGTTTYTYDDLGRVASAKDGRGITITYTYDHRDRVKKVDSSNYQAVTYEYDSDGNLTQRSDGTGVIKYAFDPLSRETVRTLQNGSQTVLTYTSAGNVDTYQDPSGLTDYTWNKVNKLTELKDPKGKITKYEYNKNDVRTVTTYPGNTVHTVTPDKSGRPEKIKATSPKGTLVDLAYTYGYGTGGATDGTKIRTTTDAVAGTKTSYEYDSAGRFAYAAENKGSTLNSSWQYCYDLGGNLTSQGTDKGCPRGTTYTVNDAQQITAKNGSTTNWSYDQIGNETAAASTPETTRTGIKWSDHSQMTSITTGGKTYTGQYGSTDQSERIKLGDTFFHNGPLGLSATSTAGVDTGFNREPGGTLNSMTRGGKNHYYLTDALGSVVALADESGTKVNTYSYSPRGVQRAATSEQAPQPYRFAGGHQDPTGLYHFAARYYDPNIGRFTTPDPSGQEKNPYLYAAGDPVNEIDPTGLLFGIDLDINWGCLASGLGAVGGGLAAAGTVLAAPASGGTTLIATGTLLAGAGSAASGMETCA, encoded by the coding sequence GTGGCCGCGCTGGGCGCTTCCGCGCTGCCGGCGCTGGCCGCGCCGGGCGAGGATCCGGCCCCGGCTCCGGCTGCGGTGTCGGTGTGGGGCAAGAAGGCGGATCCGGAGTCCATACCGCCGGTCAAGGTCGGCACCAACAGGCCGCCGGCCAACAAGGCGGCGTCCGCTCCGTCGGCGGCGGAGGCCGCCTGGCAGGCCGCGCAGAAGGAGCGGGCCACGGCAGGTGACAACACCTCGTCGTCCCAGGCGCGTTCGTCGGCCGGTGTGCGCAGCTGGGTGCCACGAGGTCAGGGGGCGGTGCCCTGGCACCAGATCTCCGACGTCCGCGTCACGGACTCGCTGGTGGCGAGGATCGACCTGTCGAACGGCAACCTGATGCTCGCCGCAACCGACTTCGATGTCGCGGGCGTGGGCCAAAAGCTGCGGCTGGCCCGCACCTACAACTCGCTGGACGCCCCCTTGGGCGCAACGGCGGAGCGGTGGTGGCAGGAGTACGAACGCTACCTCGACCTGTACGCGAACGAAGTGGTGCTCTTCGGTGCCACTGGGGACGCGGCGTCCTTCACGAAGAACGCGAACGGCACCTTCACCACGCCGAAGGGCTACTCCAAGGACCTGAAGAAGAACGCGGACGGCACGTACACGCTGACCGACCGCAAGTCCGGCTCCAAGGACACCTACGACGCCAACGGCACGCTGACGAAGGTCACCGACCGCAACAAGGGGGCCATCACGGTCACCCAGCACGGTTACGAACAGGGCTTCAAGCTGACCGAGACACGTTCGGGCAGGTGGGTGGACCTGGTCAGAACGTATCCGAACCAGTGGCAGGCCAAGGACCACACCGGCCGCACGGCTGTCTTCGACCTGGAGGGGGACGGCCGCCTGGTGAAGACGACGGACACCGAGGGCAAGTCCACGCTCTTCGGTTACGACTCCTCGAACCGTGTCACGAAGATCACCACGCCGAAGGGGCGGGTGACGGTCTTCACCTACGACGGTGAGAACCGGGTCACCTCGATGCTCCGGGCCACCGAGCTGAACGGCTCCGGCCACACCGGCCCGACCTGGACCTACGCCTACTCCGCCAGCTCGCACAGCGACGCCGGTACGACGACGGTTACCAACCCCGAGACCCACGCGACGAAGTACGAGCACGACGCGGACGGCCAGGTCACCAAGGTCACCGACGCGCTGCAGCAGAGCCGGTCGCAGACCTTCGACGCGAACCACAACATCGACACCGCGACCGACGCCCTGGGCGTGGGCAGCACCCCCGGCAACGTCACGACCTATGGGTGGGACTCCCGCAACAACCCCACCGGCTCCACCCTCCCCACCGGAGCGACCGCCACCGTGACGGGCTACCAGACCATCGCGGGCGCGGACCTGCCGGGTCGGTCGACGACAGCGGACGGCGAGAAGACCGACTACACCTACGACACGGCGGGCAACACCAAGTCCGTCGCCGTCGAGGGCACGGGCGGGGGCAACCAGTCCTTCGACTACAACCCCGCCACACCGACCTGCGGCGGCTTCGAGGGCCAGGTCTGCAAGGTCACCACGAAACTGACCGCGTCGAAGTCGGTCGCCGCCACCTTCACCTACGACGCCAAGGGCAATCTGAAGACGGCCAAGGCCCCGGCCCCGCTGGGCACCACCACCTACACCTACGACGACCTCGGCCGAGTCGCCTCCGCCAAGGACGGCCGCGGCATCACCATCACCTACACCTACGACCACCGCGACCGGGTCAAGAAGGTCGACTCCTCCAACTACCAGGCCGTCACCTACGAGTACGACAGCGACGGCAACCTCACCCAGCGCTCCGACGGCACCGGCGTCATCAAGTACGCCTTCGACCCGCTCTCCCGCGAGACGGTCCGCACCCTCCAGAACGGCTCGCAGACGGTCCTGACCTACACCTCGGCGGGCAACGTCGACACCTACCAGGATCCCTCCGGCCTGACCGACTACACCTGGAACAAGGTCAACAAGCTCACCGAGCTTAAGGACCCCAAGGGCAAGATCACCAAGTACGAGTACAACAAGAACGACGTCCGTACGGTCACTACCTACCCCGGCAACACCGTGCACACGGTCACCCCGGACAAGTCCGGCCGCCCGGAGAAGATCAAGGCCACCAGTCCGAAGGGCACCCTGGTCGACCTCGCCTACACCTACGGCTACGGAACAGGTGGCGCGACCGACGGCACCAAGATCCGCACCACCACCGACGCGGTCGCCGGGACGAAGACGAGCTACGAGTACGACAGTGCCGGCCGCTTCGCCTACGCGGCGGAGAACAAGGGCTCCACGCTCAACTCCTCGTGGCAGTACTGCTACGACCTGGGCGGCAACCTCACCTCGCAGGGCACCGACAAGGGCTGCCCGCGTGGCACCACCTACACCGTCAACGACGCCCAGCAGATCACCGCGAAGAACGGCTCCACCACCAACTGGTCCTACGACCAGATCGGCAACGAGACCGCCGCCGCCTCCACCCCGGAGACCACGCGCACCGGTATCAAGTGGTCGGACCACTCGCAGATGACGTCGATCACTACCGGCGGCAAGACGTACACGGGCCAGTACGGCTCCACCGACCAGTCCGAGCGCATCAAGCTCGGCGACACGTTCTTCCACAACGGCCCGCTGGGCCTCTCCGCCACCTCGACGGCCGGAGTCGACACCGGATTCAACCGTGAACCCGGGGGCACGCTGAATTCCATGACCCGCGGGGGCAAGAACCACTACTACCTGACCGACGCGCTCGGCAGTGTCGTGGCCCTGGCCGACGAGTCGGGCACGAAGGTCAACACGTACTCCTACAGCCCGCGCGGCGTCCAGCGAGCCGCCACGAGCGAACAGGCCCCCCAGCCCTACCGCTTCGCCGGCGGCCACCAGGACCCCACCGGGCTCTACCACTTCGCCGCCCGTTACTACGACCCCAACATCGGCCGCTTCACCACCCCCGACCCCTCCGGCCAAGAGAAGAACCCCTACCTCTACGCCGCGGGCGACCCCGTCAATGAGATCGACCCCACCGGCCTCCTCTTCGGTATCGATCTTGATATCAACTGGGGTTGCCTGGCTTCGGGCCTGGGCGCTGTGGGTGGCGGTCTTGCTGCCGCCGGAACGGTTCTCGCGGCTCCTGCAAGCGGAGGGACGACCCTGATCGCCACCGGAACGCTGCTGGCAGGCGCTGGCAGTGCCGCCTCGGGAATGGAGACATGTGCGTGA
- the tap gene encoding telomere-associated protein Tap, whose translation MSELFDAVDALVASRATLPPPAERKRLRSAHGLTIDEVAGALKVRRATVSGWESGKTEPRPPERDAYARLLDKLAELYPVTPAPAAEGGPVPDAPVPATFTQAPGPSEAPLLSTGPAPEAADMAETENTQPPAPVAAAPAAVPRPARTTGPSTSRRPGVRNAAAANTPARGTDPRFENGPLAVVDVEDGKVLAYCVGGLVLDVPAKSLPSLVEWTLAEAKLGQPKLSGPGRPADPLLVLTEAALERYGLPVTLTAEERDAGRIPEGHKVIKQLTRADWKLTKRGFGPWARIYRPAKGSERQCVQLCIPSWNALDPRFWGDAAQLSPAELARVLGTFATRVMTPRGSTAVTGLELMTVLHPPTHAVRDEETGALRQADTKTPGSLGSDPVDCAPPEAPDGHPVLNALDLPRFHVRGPSEKLFEEAYDWARPMTDAECTLRFLVGLDVNMAFGAGANGLTVGLGEPTHVMNPVFDPKLPGSWLVDLSHVDLSQVKVSKEWVDLEGSLLPSPFTPKGDRPTGPAWYATPTVAYAQELGYDVRPTEAYVRYDNGRYLDGWYTRLRDAYLATMADLGVTTDLSPEDFLTAMDGYKDRDPELGIVITAIKATVKGGIGKLRERPRGEGWRPGERWRALERPTWRPDIRAAVISRTRINLHRKIVKHAAFTRQYPIAVLSDCVVYAANGPSPLDVLPYRDGKPLPGGFKLGVNPGLVKHEGTQTVLWGEEVREKFNAPDLNLSRSIKDGTVTDADNGE comes from the coding sequence ATGTCCGAGTTGTTCGACGCGGTCGACGCGCTGGTCGCGTCCCGCGCCACCCTGCCACCCCCAGCCGAACGCAAACGGCTGCGCTCCGCGCACGGCCTGACGATCGACGAGGTCGCCGGCGCGCTGAAGGTCCGCCGGGCCACGGTGTCCGGCTGGGAGTCCGGGAAGACCGAGCCCCGCCCCCCGGAGCGTGACGCGTACGCCCGGCTGCTGGACAAGCTTGCGGAGCTCTACCCCGTCACCCCGGCCCCGGCCGCTGAGGGCGGGCCCGTTCCGGATGCCCCGGTGCCGGCCACATTCACCCAAGCACCCGGTCCGTCGGAAGCGCCGCTGCTGTCCACAGGTCCGGCGCCCGAGGCTGCGGACATGGCTGAAACCGAGAACACACAGCCCCCTGCTCCCGTCGCCGCTGCTCCGGCTGCTGTGCCGCGCCCGGCGCGCACCACCGGGCCGTCGACGTCGCGCCGCCCCGGCGTACGGAATGCGGCCGCGGCCAACACCCCCGCGCGCGGTACGGATCCGCGCTTCGAGAACGGTCCGCTGGCGGTCGTCGACGTCGAGGACGGGAAGGTGCTGGCGTACTGTGTCGGCGGCCTGGTCCTGGACGTCCCCGCCAAGTCGCTGCCCTCCCTGGTGGAGTGGACCCTGGCGGAGGCGAAGCTCGGGCAGCCGAAGCTGTCCGGCCCGGGACGGCCCGCAGACCCGCTGCTCGTGCTCACCGAGGCCGCGCTGGAGCGCTACGGCCTCCCCGTCACGCTCACGGCGGAGGAGAGGGACGCCGGGCGGATCCCGGAGGGCCACAAGGTCATCAAGCAGCTGACCCGGGCCGACTGGAAGTTGACGAAGAGGGGCTTCGGGCCGTGGGCGAGGATCTACCGCCCGGCCAAGGGCTCGGAGCGCCAGTGCGTCCAGCTGTGCATCCCGTCGTGGAACGCGTTGGACCCCCGCTTCTGGGGTGACGCCGCGCAGCTTTCCCCGGCGGAGCTCGCCCGCGTCCTGGGCACCTTCGCGACGCGGGTGATGACGCCGCGCGGCTCCACCGCCGTGACCGGCCTGGAGCTGATGACCGTGCTGCACCCGCCGACCCACGCCGTACGGGACGAGGAGACCGGCGCCCTGCGGCAGGCCGACACCAAGACTCCCGGCTCGCTCGGCAGCGACCCGGTGGACTGCGCACCGCCCGAGGCCCCCGACGGACACCCGGTCCTCAACGCCCTGGACCTGCCCCGCTTCCACGTCCGCGGCCCCTCCGAGAAGCTGTTCGAGGAGGCGTACGACTGGGCGCGGCCGATGACCGACGCGGAGTGCACCCTGCGCTTCCTCGTCGGCCTGGACGTGAACATGGCCTTCGGCGCCGGGGCGAACGGGCTGACCGTCGGCCTCGGCGAACCGACTCACGTCATGAACCCGGTGTTCGACCCGAAGCTGCCCGGCTCGTGGCTGGTCGACCTCTCCCACGTCGACCTGTCCCAGGTGAAGGTCAGCAAGGAGTGGGTGGACCTGGAGGGCAGCCTGCTGCCCTCCCCGTTCACGCCCAAGGGCGACCGGCCCACCGGCCCGGCCTGGTACGCGACACCGACCGTGGCGTACGCCCAGGAGCTCGGGTACGACGTCCGGCCGACCGAGGCGTATGTCCGGTACGACAACGGCCGCTACCTGGACGGCTGGTACACCCGGCTGCGTGACGCCTACCTCGCCACCATGGCTGACCTCGGCGTCACCACCGACCTCTCGCCCGAGGACTTCCTCACGGCGATGGACGGCTACAAGGACCGCGACCCGGAGCTGGGCATCGTCATCACGGCGATCAAGGCGACCGTCAAGGGCGGTATCGGCAAGCTCCGCGAGCGACCCCGCGGGGAGGGCTGGCGGCCGGGCGAGCGCTGGCGGGCCCTGGAACGCCCGACGTGGCGGCCCGACATCCGCGCCGCGGTCATCTCCCGCACCCGCATCAACCTGCACCGCAAGATCGTCAAGCACGCCGCGTTCACCAGGCAGTACCCGATCGCGGTCCTGTCCGACTGCGTCGTCTACGCCGCCAACGGCCCCTCACCGCTGGACGTCCTGCCCTACCGGGACGGCAAGCCGCTCCCCGGCGGGTTCAAGCTCGGCGTCAACCCCGGCCTGGTCAAGCACGAAGGCACCCAGACCGTCCTGTGGGGCGAGGAAGTCCGCGAGAAGTTCAACGCCCCGGACCTCAACCTCTCCCGGTCCATCAAGGACGGCACCGTCACCGACGCCGACAACGGAGAGTAG
- the tpg gene encoding telomere-protecting terminal protein Tpg — MSLIGDGLNKAVQKAFTRPAPKSAGAQMRYLVKQLGGTKAVAQMLRVSQRTVERYVKDQIKKPRPDLAGRLDREVKQRWQPQIRAKAKAKAASTDGIIIDTRARLGYTAPIGSTDQDRIRHLTVALPPVHAARLFEAQEQGASDARLQEIAAEALKEVYFQDGGRRAGSLDEVRFTDIEHLEFDL; from the coding sequence ATGAGCCTGATCGGGGACGGCCTGAACAAGGCGGTGCAGAAGGCGTTCACCCGCCCCGCGCCGAAGAGCGCGGGCGCGCAGATGCGGTACCTGGTGAAGCAGCTCGGCGGCACGAAGGCGGTCGCGCAGATGCTCCGAGTCTCCCAGCGCACCGTGGAGCGGTACGTGAAGGACCAGATCAAGAAGCCCCGCCCCGACCTCGCCGGACGCCTGGACCGCGAGGTGAAGCAGCGATGGCAGCCGCAGATCCGGGCCAAGGCCAAGGCCAAGGCCGCGTCCACGGACGGCATCATCATCGACACCCGCGCCCGCCTCGGCTACACCGCCCCGATCGGCTCCACCGACCAGGACCGCATCCGCCACCTCACCGTCGCCCTCCCCCCGGTCCACGCCGCCCGCCTCTTCGAGGCCCAGGAGCAGGGCGCGTCCGACGCACGCCTCCAGGAGATCGCCGCCGAAGCCCTCAAGGAGGTCTACTTCCAGGACGGCGGCCGCCGCGCCGGCTCCCTGGACGAAGTCCGCTTCACCGACATCGAACACCTCGAGTTCGACCTGTAG
- a CDS encoding UTP14 family protein: MSLDLSNYELRWPAPLFASEGERVLRVTSRWWEDQAVWLLTEAFAGTTVVADFEELPNRPAPSDDPWGSTTPGWGERQGRDKRDWLTELVGRASELRRAVEPRPYWPQRQGRGLSHDGSTPRDSRRDFERIVSDFADSGYLVEAFGEDCVDDPTALSDADASRVIERRLGIPDLWPLTPATWDEDTFFGLIEVFHDLVSRPRTRRFHSYAGCGWHHSEFHNGPARLLYRSKVNELLREGGIEYELAAEGEDLGRLVAITDDARSALVHHALTGSAPDITARVRHAVALFRARGAAAEGKRSAIVTLAGILEERRALLKDELGKDEGALFEIANRYDLRHRRADQRGDYDEAFLDWIFWWYLGTVELTNRLIASRLGG, translated from the coding sequence GTGAGTCTGGATCTGAGCAACTATGAGCTCCGCTGGCCGGCGCCGCTGTTCGCGTCCGAGGGTGAGCGGGTCCTGCGGGTCACGAGCAGATGGTGGGAGGACCAGGCGGTCTGGCTCCTCACGGAGGCCTTCGCCGGTACGACGGTGGTGGCCGATTTCGAGGAGCTGCCCAACCGCCCCGCACCGTCGGACGACCCGTGGGGCAGCACTACCCCTGGCTGGGGGGAGCGGCAGGGGAGGGACAAGCGGGACTGGCTCACCGAGCTGGTCGGTCGAGCCTCGGAGCTGCGCCGTGCCGTCGAGCCGCGGCCGTACTGGCCGCAGCGGCAAGGGCGCGGCCTCTCGCATGACGGCAGTACCCCACGGGACTCCCGCCGTGACTTCGAGCGGATCGTCAGCGACTTTGCCGACAGCGGCTACCTGGTGGAGGCTTTCGGCGAGGACTGCGTGGACGACCCCACCGCGCTGTCGGACGCGGACGCCTCGCGGGTGATCGAGCGCCGCCTGGGCATTCCCGACCTGTGGCCCCTGACCCCGGCCACATGGGACGAGGACACCTTCTTCGGGTTGATCGAGGTCTTCCACGACCTCGTCAGCCGCCCCCGCACCCGCCGTTTCCACTCCTACGCCGGGTGCGGCTGGCACCACTCGGAGTTCCACAACGGGCCCGCCCGCCTCCTCTACCGCAGCAAGGTCAACGAGCTGCTCCGCGAGGGGGGCATCGAGTACGAGCTGGCTGCCGAAGGAGAGGACCTCGGACGCCTGGTCGCCATCACCGACGACGCCCGCAGCGCGCTGGTGCACCATGCCCTGACCGGCAGCGCCCCGGACATCACGGCCCGGGTCCGTCACGCCGTCGCCCTCTTCCGCGCCCGTGGCGCGGCCGCGGAGGGCAAGCGATCGGCGATCGTGACCCTCGCGGGCATCCTTGAGGAACGCCGGGCCCTCCTCAAGGACGAGCTCGGTAAGGACGAGGGGGCCCTCTTCGAGATCGCCAACCGCTACGACCTGCGTCACCGGAGAGCAGACCAGCGCGGCGACTACGACGAAGCGTTCCTGGACTGGATCTTCTGGTGGTACCTCGGAACGGTCGAGCTCACCAACCGGCTCATCGCGTCACGGCTCGGCGGCTGA
- a CDS encoding DUF6300 family protein produces MARVVTSDRLPQCSRCRGDLLTSIVMPQNDEHGRPIHLELCPACDADRPAAGALIRYFADGRGRDATRAKEGALLVMEWTKEGMAAHGWFFEEKPTSGD; encoded by the coding sequence ATGGCCCGAGTTGTGACCTCTGACCGGCTGCCGCAGTGTTCGCGGTGTCGCGGCGACCTGCTCACCAGCATCGTGATGCCGCAGAACGACGAGCACGGACGGCCGATCCACCTGGAGCTGTGCCCTGCGTGCGACGCGGACCGGCCGGCCGCCGGGGCCCTGATCCGCTACTTCGCGGACGGGCGTGGCCGCGACGCCACCCGGGCCAAGGAGGGAGCCCTGCTGGTGATGGAGTGGACGAAGGAGGGCATGGCCGCCCACGGCTGGTTCTTCGAGGAGAAGCCGACCAGCGGCGACTGA
- the tpg gene encoding telomere-protecting terminal protein Tpg encodes MSDHEQQQPAPGRGKVLEALVRAERKVFTRPAPKSAKAQVKFLLTRAKGSTKTLAERLGVSRRTVERYRSGTLTTPQKRLQAALVEETESEWQPQVRAQAREQAATSGGMMVHVVAYFGFAATGSSDNGRERHITTAISPTYVQQILQLQESGATEEELHPVVAQAVTESYFTEWGTRAQGLRADFTHVQSIDFEF; translated from the coding sequence ATGAGCGATCACGAGCAGCAGCAGCCGGCCCCGGGCCGCGGCAAGGTCCTGGAAGCCCTCGTGCGGGCGGAGCGGAAGGTCTTCACCCGGCCCGCGCCGAAATCCGCGAAGGCTCAGGTGAAATTCCTCCTCACGCGGGCGAAGGGGTCCACGAAGACCTTAGCGGAGCGTCTGGGCGTCTCGCGCCGCACGGTGGAGCGCTACCGGTCCGGGACTCTGACGACCCCGCAGAAGCGGCTCCAGGCCGCCCTGGTCGAAGAGACCGAGTCCGAATGGCAACCGCAGGTCAGAGCACAAGCGAGGGAGCAGGCTGCCACCTCCGGCGGGATGATGGTGCATGTGGTCGCGTACTTCGGGTTCGCCGCCACCGGGTCCTCCGACAACGGCCGCGAACGGCACATCACCACCGCGATCTCGCCCACCTACGTACAGCAGATCCTCCAGCTCCAGGAGTCCGGTGCGACGGAGGAGGAGCTGCATCCGGTCGTCGCCCAGGCGGTCACCGAGTCCTATTTCACGGAATGGGGCACCCGCGCCCAAGGGCTGCGCGCGGATTTCACCCACGTCCAGTCGATAGATTTCGAGTTCTGA
- a CDS encoding DUF6193 family natural product biosynthesis protein, producing the protein MPTPPDPAALYPDIAACGSLAAALQAEAEGRLARVPVTSSDSDPLLHAAVTSMLPHRDPLQISAWSHERRWSIRGTEPFQSLSLIDGRTDDLAEVARAARAWRDGEALNGIRQAAPFVHLTGRFEVPDLDSARLVESEWQSMRVEASGLDYVWQKTYQALIEAAHAEPALRALYPFTSHWALRFSTTTRPRLTVVGPCLTAGSDGMYGVGTGFITSDLGLFATAHEAVAVAVHHMPSGLGPVTLGG; encoded by the coding sequence GTGCCCACCCCTCCTGATCCCGCTGCCCTGTACCCCGATATCGCAGCCTGCGGCAGCCTCGCCGCAGCGCTCCAGGCCGAGGCGGAAGGCCGCCTCGCCAGGGTTCCCGTCACATCCTCGGACTCTGATCCGCTGCTTCATGCGGCCGTCACAAGCATGCTGCCGCACCGCGATCCGCTGCAGATCAGCGCTTGGTCGCACGAGCGGCGGTGGTCGATCCGCGGCACGGAACCGTTCCAGAGCCTGTCCCTCATCGATGGCAGGACGGACGACCTGGCGGAGGTCGCCAGGGCCGCCCGGGCCTGGCGCGACGGTGAGGCGCTGAACGGCATTCGCCAGGCGGCGCCCTTCGTGCACCTGACTGGCCGGTTCGAGGTCCCCGACCTCGATTCCGCGCGGCTGGTGGAATCCGAGTGGCAGAGCATGCGCGTGGAGGCGAGCGGGCTGGACTACGTCTGGCAGAAAACGTACCAAGCCCTGATCGAGGCGGCGCACGCCGAGCCGGCGCTTCGTGCCCTCTACCCGTTCACGAGCCACTGGGCGTTGCGCTTCTCGACCACCACCCGCCCGCGCCTGACCGTCGTCGGACCGTGCCTGACCGCGGGCAGCGACGGCATGTACGGGGTGGGGACAGGGTTCATCACCTCCGACCTTGGCCTGTTCGCCACAGCGCACGAGGCCGTGGCGGTGGCCGTGCACCACATGCCGTCCGGCCTCGGCCCGGTCACGCTTGGCGGATGA